From a single Alkalihalophilus pseudofirmus genomic region:
- a CDS encoding aspartyl-phosphate phosphatase Spo0E family protein gives MFNDALLIKLEGRIEKLRCEMIKSGLKNGLNHPDTIKYSQQLDMLLNRYNRMRTSS, from the coding sequence TTGTTTAATGATGCATTACTAATAAAATTAGAAGGTCGAATTGAAAAGCTTCGCTGCGAGATGATTAAAAGCGGTCTTAAAAATGGTTTAAATCATCCAGATACAATTAAATACAGCCAGCAATTAGACATGCTCTTAAATCGTTACAATCGAATGAGAACCTCGTCATAA